The DNA sequence GCCAGCCGCGATCCCCATTCGACGTAGCCCATGAAGGCTGAACGGAATTCCGGATCGTCCGGCAGACCGACCTCATCCGCCGCGTCGGCGAGAAGATTGATCCAGCGGCGGCGCTGCTCCTCGCTCAAATGCTTGCCCAGATGATGCATGACCATTTCGCGGTGGCCGCCAAAGGTTTCGCTGTAGGTTTTCGGTCCGCCGAAGACCTCGCCGATGAAGGCCGCGACATGGGCGGGGTGGTCCGGCGACATGTGCTTGAACACCGGGCCAACGACCGGATCTCGTGCCACCTTGTCGTAGAAGGTTTGCGTCAGCCGGTTCAGCGCCTCGCTGCCTCCGGCCCATTCGTAGAGTGTCGGAACGTCCTGGCTCATTCTCGATCCTTCGCCGGCCCCGCCGCCGCGACGATAGCGGAAATCGGATATGGCTCAACCTGCCTCGATGGGCAGTTCCCCTGACATCACCGTGCTCTACAGCCTGGCGGGCGCGTCGGCCTGTGCATTGGCGGCTGGCAGGCCCAGGCAATTGTCGGGCTTGGCAACAGCCTTGCAAATCGTGGAGCCGGTCAGCGCGTCGACCGATTGCGGTCCCGTTGTCAGTCCAAGCTTGAGCATGGTGTCTGGGTCAAGTTGCCCCTCGGTCGAGCGTCGTTCGATTGTTGCGAACAGAGCGGGACTGATCGCCATCTCGTCGAGGTAGGCCTTGACCACCAGCTTCTGTCCCATCGGATACAGGCTGAGCCGCGCCCGGGGACCGACAA is a window from the Mesorhizobium australicum WSM2073 genome containing:
- a CDS encoding group II truncated hemoglobin; the encoded protein is MSQDVPTLYEWAGGSEALNRLTQTFYDKVARDPVVGPVFKHMSPDHPAHVAAFIGEVFGGPKTYSETFGGHREMVMHHLGKHLSEEQRRRWINLLADAADEVGLPDDPEFRSAFMGYVEWGSRLAKMNSNLGETCDPETEPMPAWGWGVPGGPYRVPDAK